The genomic region gattctttttttttttattgtttatataaatatttatatttatattttttttttttacaatgtATGCAACGGTTGGAAATAACGACATTTCATTAACTATTAATGactatgtaaataaaaattcttcaACTTATCAATTAAGTGATATTAGCAATGAAACGAGAATAAGcgaaattattaataaaataaaagcaaagaaaaattatacacATGATACATCTTCACTAGTATTATATTTTGCGAGAGTTGAATGTAAACTTAACGAAAAGTTATCAACATATAACAAGTCCAAtagaaaaaatgtaaaattagaattatatttatcatcATTAATTACCATCAATGTAAGAACAATGCAATCATGTGGTTCAGGGACTAGCCGATGTGTTCCGATCTGGTCATTTTGTTGTAGACaaacaattaaaataaaaattcttgaCACTTGTGAAGTTAGAgcattaaaacaaaaaatttatgatatAACGGATGAATCAGCCTCGtaagaaatttaaaataatttaaaaaaaaaaaataaaataaaaataaaaataaaaaatatttgtttatttttctttgttattttatttgtttttaattttataatatatgatattttattatttcgtTCTTCATAATTGTTTACTCTCATTAttactgttttttttttctttagaaTATCAGTTGATAATATTGTTTTACTATATAAAGGTGCACCActtaacaattttttaactCTTAAAGAATCAGAAATCGTTAATAATTGTAAAGTTGATTATTTTGTTCCTATatgttatatttataaagaaaaagagaaaaaaaataaagaaaatgaagaaaacgaaaaaaatgatgaaaatgatgGTGAGGTtgtaaagaaaaatgaaaattaataataataaaatactaGTTGGAATCATGCATTTAAATTTCTAcacaattatatatatatatatatatatatatatatgatataattaaagaaaaaattatttataaacaataaaaaaattataagtttttttcttaaaaaaatcaattaagtaaataaattaaaataaaaataaattaaaaaaaataatacgaaaaataacaaatattataagtatataatttaaattaaaaggtTGTCTTCAATAAATGTCTTTAACAATTTAtcctttatatataatacctTAACTAAatcttattttatctttttttttgcacaaaatttgtattttttttttttttttttgtattatatataaagtttttatgtaattataaatatgagtttatttaatttatttttttttaaaagaaagtgaattttcttattttaatgtttttatttttatgtaattatttctttttttattagtcacattttacaatttttattgaattctcttatttttgttatttgtttttaactatttttaaaaagaaaatatttattaattttttttaagttgtTAAATATAAGTATTCGAAATAGTGGTAACTTAAATGCaacaattaaaaagaataaaaaaggatgaacaaataaaagtattttaacttaaaaaatatacaatattaaaatgcaaaaaaaaaaaaagaaaaaaaaattttaaataataaagaatcaCTAAATATGAGATTGATCAAGCCCATTTAAAAACTcctttaataataatagtccAAACAATATCTATAATGACTTCTATACATATCAAATATATTACTATCCATTCAAGTTTATAACCATgctgaaatattaaaaaaaaaaaaaaatgaagaattttGCATATacttaatgaaaatatttttatttactaacTTGAATTGTTAATTCATTTTGTAACATATCGTATAGATCTTTAATTATATCtaacctaaaaaaaaaaattatagacaTAGTAAaattgtaatatatatatatatatatatatatatgtaatttgAAATGCACATATACCGATGGTTTAATATTTCAACTCTCTTTGAAATATCtaaatattttctaaaatattcatatgtGTCAGTAAAATCGTCATGGTCCCAAAATATTTCTGCAATATAAATagaatgtaaataaaaaattcatttatatatttttttatttaatactaatgagaaaataaataaatatataaataaatatgtatatatatataatatagttcttatttcatttttttttttttttgaaaatattattaaggcgttaaataaaaaaaagtcatTACAACCTGGTGTGTCTAACATATCTGTgttcatatttatataaaatctATTAACAAAAAGTTCtccaatttttttacttatatcatttttctttaattgaATTTTTCCTGTTCTTGCTAAGCATTCTTTTAAAacgtaaaaaattattaaatatatgtaatattaaaaaaaaatataacttttaaatttaataataatcttgaaaataaaattaccaGGTATACTTTTTGTTTTATCAATGGTATCATCTACCACATTTTCAAAGTAGGATAATTTTACGctcttatataaaaaaaaaaaaaaaaaaaaattattttttaaagaattatcaaataaaacatatatttttgattattcgcatttatttttacttgtGCAAAAGCATAAGAATaacttaatttttcaaaaatatcttttgagtatatataaattatatcattctttattttaaaggAGCATTCAGCCGCAtctttacttttataatCACTTAAATCATTTGAAACGCTCATAATATAAAACATACTGTCTAATTCATTATTGTTTTCTGTATATGCTTCATTCAAGTAGTCTTTTAAGTTCATGAACAAAATCTAAAAAGATAgagaaaatacaaaaataataaaaaaaaaaaaattaataaatatataaaatagaataaaatatatgattttaatttatttacttctttttcttttatattaaaatccCAAAGAACGATACAACCAAaacgaaataaaaaaaaaatttttttttcttcaaaagCAGAACAAAATATTACTTCGCTATATACCttttttattctaaaaaaaatgtgtaaataatagtataaattatcgtaaatataaatatatacggAAATgcttaaaaatagaaaaaaataaaatgaatattttcttAGTCCTtcaaatatcttttttttttacttgatAAAATCactatttatattatgtGTTTTAAAATCTTTTATGAATGATGAGAAATgctaaattaaataaaaatttttttatattaatttttttaaactttatAAGTATATGACAAAAGTACAATAAAAATgtcataaaaattatatattttatgaagataaaattcttttttaaaataatttaaggtAATTAAAAGATAACACAGAATTAAGtaaattatttacaaaatCTGTTCCTAAGCAACAAGCAATGACAATTCCAGTAGGTTCAATATTTTTCTgaattgaaaataaatatttattacttttaaaataattaaatatctaatttttagaaattaaatgtttacctttttttttaaaatgtctAATTCATTCTGCTTATCAGTTGGTAATTCAAGTTTCtgaaaattacaaaaaaattttattattctaatattaaaaataagtttatatgtcaatatatttatttatttaactCGTTGAAGGGTATTTCCTAAAATTGATAGaggtttatttttatctaaaatattctataaaaaaaatatcatccCAAAAAATTACTACTTTGtgttttatataaaagtatAAGTATTTAATCTATTATTTTACTAAATTGTGCTTAAATCttctattttcttttctaaaGTATTTAGAAGATAAAGTGTTTTcctaaaaaagaaaataattttaatatcatTCAAAAGGAAAAGTAttataagaatataaaaagtgaaatgaaaaaaaattatatatttatattacatTCTCCGATGATGAATTGTTTTGCCCACTGTAACTTATTTgtaatttatcatttttttcatcttcttcatcttttAATTGATCTTTAAAAAGTACATACATATTAATacaacatatatatattatttaaagcacttctttttgttaatacaaaaatttaatatattatcattttattatatatatatatatatatatatatatttatattttaaaatctataaaaatataaatacatatttacatatatgtattaatatatgcataattcactttttttttttttttatcttgctctttttttttttctttattttttttttttatttatttaaaaaaaaaaaaaaatagtatttgGGTTCATGCTTCAAGAGCAATAGatgagttttttttttttttttcccccaGCCTCGTGcatcatatatttattttaaagtaAAAGACTTTTCATTtgttatctttatttttttaaagctaTTATAATGTTTGTAcaaattttgtaaattttagaaaatgttttattaaaatttttgtttattttattttattttattttttttaattttttacattgttgttattttaaatgtagttctgttttttttttttttctgtaaaccttataattattaaaaatcacattttatttaataaaacaaaagatggtagtatatttatatatatcgcctattaataaatatttaactaCACCTAACTTAGGTAAAGAAGTcttagtatttttattttcatgcCATATaactttttcaaaaaatagaaaatataaattacaaACTTttgatattaatataaatattaatattagagaagtaaaaatgtaaattatatatatatacacctAAATTTATCACACAGCAAATTGTTTCTCTGACGATAAGAACATATATTCAAATGTGttaaatgtttttataaTTCAACTTAAATTTTCCATTCTTATGATATaagattttatatatatatatatccgttaaaagaaattaatttttattatacctgtcttttttttttattaaattaataaaaattgtttttgGTTGTTAACAAATATGACTAGAAATGTTCAATAAAATAAGCTTTTTTCCtttgtataatttttaattatcagaaataaaaaaggaatattttatataacagtggatttatatattttttctctccttttttttaatgtttaattcattataatattattttatctaaaaaaattaaaaaggatttaagtcatttttttttaataaaaggttTATGTATATCTAagaattatagaaaaaaaaaggaaaaataaaattctaaGCTTATGAAAAcctaaaaaatatgatagaATCATAATAgatgaaataatataaaaaccttgtatatagaaaaataaaataaaataataataaagtcAGTAATAACTTTTATGAAAGAagcaaatatattaattattaattcatattaaataattcaaacTAAAATCTTAaatcataaaatattttcttatatatataattcaaaatggaaaaaaaaaaaaaagcacaCACATGCATATATACATAAcatacacatatatattaaaaactcAATTTAATTGTGcaaatcaaataaattaaaataaattagaatTAGATAAGAAAgcataattttcattatacataaaaaatacatagaTACAATTTAGAAAGAAGGGTAATAACTCTATTAATTAacctaatatttttaaaatcatattattatttaaattaagaattttttttttttttttttactagaagatttttatataaagtacatttatataaacatctttttattttttcattgatatttaaatttttttttttgatttccATCGTATCTACATAGTAGAAACATTCCAATATAatgtttttcattttttttatttattttactaatGCAAATTTTCGAGTTAGCCTTACATGAAGAtgtttttactttttctatatcattattaaaagaaaaggtAAAACCTAAAAAAATGttgtcatttttatttatataaatatctgAACAGGTTCCACTTACATCAGTAGTTACATTTTTTTCAGAAATGTATGTTACTTGTAAGGAGCTAATTGTTTGAAAGGATAATGGTACACAAAATCCCCACAATAAATAATCTGAATCATTTTTTGTTTCATGTATAGAACAGTTACTATTTCCAACATTACATGGCTTaacctttattttttctaaattttcttttttttttaatttcatcttAAATCCAAACGCTATAGTGTTTCCTTCAGAGCATTTAATATCTaatgatttttctttttggcTAATGCTTCCTTTGTAAATTGtttcaaattttataaaGCTGTGCTTTACACAATATATCCACCCAAAActaataatattatcatttttggTTGTATATGAGCATGAAATGTCATATTCTCCTTTATTATGGCAGGGATAAATGTTTATTCTTGGTTCCCCATTTTTaagattttttaatttttcagaagtatcataaaaaaaaataaacccGGTACTTTTAATATATCCAACAGGACAACTTAAAATTAAAGACCCTTTACCTGATCCTGTAATTTGCTTTCCTTTTGAAAATACATCCGTTATATTTTGAGACagatataaattttctttatctgTTCCATATAggttattataatataataatgcaATGTCATAAgattcctttttatttttactcaTAAAGGAACTTAATGAAACTAAATCAAGATAAACAGGAACAAAGTTTGAGTAAATGGAACTTTTCCAAATTTCATATGTTAATTCGTTCCATTTCCCGTCAAAAGAGTTTCCTCCTCTAATATCTagattaatttcttttttattttgaatttcttttttttttaaatcaagtTTTCTGTTTATTTTTGTCTCAATAATATCTAGCACTAATGATGGGGccttaaatatatttaaatatggaACATTTCCAAtggaatatttatatttatatatctttatttcttCTGATTTTTGCATTGTAATTTCtaaagaattaaatgatTTTCCTCCGAAATGGGCTGATAGTAGTAAATGTGTTCCATATTTTTGGAAAAATTCAATCCACGGTTTTATAGAATTTAAACAATACTCATTGTTCGGATCATaaagatataatatttttgagcatttatcttcttttttatttgataagACAGGTAATTTTTCTGTATccaataaaaaattcttattcATAGTTTTTGTAGATTCTCTTAAATTAAGTGAGGCGTAACTATGTAAACATGTATTTTGTGCAattgcatatttttttttttttatctctaAATCTGTAAAATAACTTGCATATGGCATAGATGCTGAAAATGGTCTTATATTTGTATCAAGATCGTcaatatttatgttttccATTGCTAGATCCATAACATCATTGATACTTTCTATAACATTTAAATATTCGTCTTTTTTACAGGTAAAGTCCTGTATCACATTTATAGTATTTGTTGTATCTAATATAACTTCTCTAATTCCTGGATCTTCTATAAGTTCGTTATTTGGTAATGGATATCCAAACAAAATATCATATCCCTTTCCTAGATATTTACTAAATATTTCATTGTTGAAATTATCTGTTTCATTTTTTGGATCAAAGCATAAAGAAGGAAAAAtgcaaaaaataaacaagATTATCCATGTTGTAAAAATTTGGATGTTTAAACtataattcattttaaaagcataatttttattaacactGAAAAATAAGACatgtataaaatattaatgtgttggaacttatatatatatttaataaaattgtttttaaattatttgataaaatacatctcaaaaaaaaaaaaaaatgttgtaacgtgtaataaaataaaaaaaaaataatatatttttattattacataGATATATTAAAGCGTTTTCATAAAAGAGTAATTTTTAGtcaatttttaaatagtGCTGCAAAGATAGATCTTCAGAACAAATTTATaacttataaaaaagaaaatacagAAATATGCTTTATATTCGATCCAAGAAAGTAAttctaaaataattttaagatCAAACATAAAACTATTCTATATTatcctttaatttttatttgtgaacagatatatttttttttaaacataattttttcaattaaaaacaaaaaaatatgagtGAACATATATGGACTAAataattttgttaaaaatGTTTATTGAATTTTGTCCCTAAAACATAGCTAActgtaaaaaaattatgacttgttcataataaaaaatagataataaattaataaatatatattgttgATTTATGTGtgtaaaaaattcaaattattttgattataTCATTGATATTTGTATATGTAACTATTAACccttaatttaatataatagttTTTGTTTCAttgcatatttttataattcttatttaaattgTATATACCTTGTACCACACAAAATTGATTAAAACATAATTGTAAAAGAAATAAGGTAACATTTTGAGACCTACTATTAATTTGCTCCTTAAGTATATTGAtcatttcatatttattaaaataagaagATAAAGTATtagtataaaataattttaaaaaaaaatttaaatagtaAATCATGAATTATATGAAGGAAACCtatatcatatttatttttctttgttaTTACCTTTTAGTATTCATTtgttacataaaaatatgccctatataataatatatgacTCTTGAATTTGAAAcgttaaaattttcttcaacaaatattatatatagatatatagatgaagaaacaaaaaacaaaaaacaaaaaaaaaatgtgcaagtgttaaaatattagaaaaataacTTGTTATTTTAGCTGAAAATAACTATATATTCAGaaagaaggaaaaaaaattttgaatcaataattaaaataatttgtaATATCATAGATTAAgtaaatttacaaaaaattgttttttttccttaaaGCTCATATCTTGCCATAATTTGAAGGGTATTAAATAcacattattaaaaaatattttgaaatattgtAACTGCGCTATAGCTGATTTAGTTAGAAATTTTGTATCAAATATGGTTGATGGGTCACTTGAATTTAAGTCAGTTTGcaatttatttattgtagtataataataattttttgttccAAATAATATCGCCATTTTACTTTTATCTTTAAtgttttttacaaaaatatagtgaatatatagaaaaactgagtttttttttgtcatatcaataaatttaaaaaagtaatatcTTTGTTTTATGCTCTTTagtatttcatatatttctCTTAGTGAATTTTGATGATAAATCATTTCTCTTTTAATATGTTCACTTTCCATAAAATCATtgtttttttgaaaaacttccaaaaaataagtagatatataatatttatttgctggatttttttttaaaagcaaATTACTTACATATGTAGAATATATTATAGGAAAAAACTTTTTAAGAAtacaattattattactttcttttttttctattttttcaacTCTTTTGAAAATATCccttatatatttaatatcgaaattataaaaatttactaTTTCCTttcttaaataataataatgatatacgAATTCAGTAATAAATGTTAGTATGattgttatatataaatcTGTCTCAATTTGTAAGTCCCTTATTTTCTCcaaatttttatcatatataaattcatggtcaatatttttttttttttttaatttttcattatttaaagaaattaaaaaatgttcttttttattaagataAACAGTAccatttttatatgtatttctGGAATTCTCTTTtctttgaatatttttatcaaattttatcaaatatggatcaaaacaaaaaaaaaatcgtTGTATATTTAGATATAGTGCGCTTGTTAAAAAACTATCATAATTATTGTTTACTAATATGAAATAACAACATGAatatatcatatattttagtTCGTCTATCTCTAATTTTTCACTTTTACTTTGAATAATAAACATACTTTTTAGACATGTATAAGCCAATTCTTCATCTTGAATAGACATAGAGTTCATTATATGAATGATATCATATAAATTCTTTAAACTTATGTTATATAACGTgtaattttttgtatattttaagtTTTCTTTCATAAAATCATACTTTATACTATTATGATTATAATCAGAtgaaagaaatttttttatctttatttttaataaatagaaaattgGTTTGCTAATTAAATTCTGATGagtgaaaatttttaataaacaaattagATGATACAAGCTAAGACTTGAagagaaatataaaattttctgatttaaaaaaattctaaagtATTTCGAAAAGGGAATAAAGTTGTTCATAAAAAATAGCAATTTAAGAAAATCATTTGATGTATATGTTGATATAGTTCTGGGTAatgatattaaaatttttgttattagagaattatcattaaaattaaaaaaagataaaacatTTAAGCAATCTAATAATACATTAGTTTTATATtgacttaaatttttttttatattgtctattaaatttttaaataagaaacTATTAAAGTAgttcaaattttttaatgattttaaaaTAGAACTTATTTCAAATGGCTTAAAATAATTACTTCTTAgagttataatttttaatatactaTAATATATGTGAACATTTTTATACCCATATTTTGACAAAACAAATAAATGCTTATGAATTTGTTTTGTAAAACAAAGTACATTACTAtctttacaaaaaaaattatatagaatctctcttttattatcttttatcATACTTGAGATATctttattatgttttttattttctaatagttctgttatatttttcattttattaccATATTTCAACTCTTGTGATTTTTTAATCATTAAATTTGCTTTATCACTGTTTTTATCACTaatcaaatttttatttttcttatttagaatgaaatataataatatatttgcaTAATTTGCATAAAAATGTGAAACAAAGTTCATTATAGTTTcgttatataaattattttttgctAAAAAGTAACTTATAGCAAAGTAATCCATGAATTTgaatttctttatatttatatttataaaataatttacgTTTTTTTcgaattttttcataataagaAGTGGtacatttaaaatatctatTATGAGAACAAATTCATTAATATtcatattctttatatatgtatCATCAAATATTTTGTTTGTTATgtgtaatattaaaaaaggatttaacatattattatttttataaatatataatatatatattaattcatttattttataattatttatgtcTGAAACAATGGTGAACATCAatacttttaatatataatattttcctTTGTTACTGCCTAACAAGGaactatttaaatattttaatatttctattttattcttaattgttataatattttttatgtttttgtatttaaataTACTTTCATAATTCAGTTCTTcaatatgtaaatataattttgataAGGTTGtcttttcaatatttttcaaaagcATATctctattatatttaattatatttctttttcttttttttaaggaGTTATCTGGATTTTCTTCTGTTGTAGTTTTCCATtcaattttatcatttttgtctactaattcatttaaattactaATACcctcaatttttttattctcttctttgttaatataattatcttttttaatattatagctatattttttaaaatcattattatttaaagaaatatcGTTATTCCATCTTTTTGgaatacttattttatttgaataatattttttgtttactTTTAATAGGGTTTTAGTAATTACTAGAGTgttattttttgttacaattttcattattacataagaaatatataaaaattctaaTTTAATTACTATTGTTCATGTTATTTttcagtttttttttttttttctttatcctTCAtcttatgtaatttttttttctgaagtattttatttttaatacgTTGTAGTATGCATatctatataaattttattgtaATAAAGGCAATACTTTGTAAATCCTTACATATTACAATACTTTgtgatatttttaaagaaatttgTATAACATACGTATAGGAAATATGTTAGACTTATTTTTTCTgaagatgaaataaataaaaaaaaaacatgttattataattttaaataaaaaaaattttatatattgtaTTTAAGGATATTTTcgtttaaaattttaaataatacaaaattaaataaaattaatttttccttatatttttataatatatatacatcctatttaaaaatatcgTTCATCAAATAATACACAATTTATTGTAAAGCTGTAAGGTACAactgtttaaaaaaaagagataacATTTGCTATACAAAAACAATTTAATTTCGATCTTAGTATTTCAGTATTTTGACTTGATTTCATTAATTagtatataaatgtataaaaaaatatttataataatttttgataattttcttttttttttccttcaaataaaattccattaaatgatttattatttaatttatttaataacatatctgaaaaagaaaaattttataagttttaattcaattaatatattttcttatcttttattttgaaacatatatttttcaatatataaaaaagtagaATTGTTGAACTCCATTGATAGGATAgttacacttttttttttcttttttttttattct from Plasmodium relictum strain SGS1 genome assembly, chromosome: 5 harbors:
- the PLP4 gene encoding perforin-like protein 4, putative, with the protein product MNYSLNIQIFTTWIILFIFCIFPSLCFDPKNETDNFNNEIFSKYLGKGYDILFGYPLPNNELIEDPGIREVILDTTNTINVIQDFTCKKDEYLNVIESINDVMDLAMENINIDDLDTNIRPFSASMPYASYFTDLEIKKKKYAIAQNTCLHSYASLNLRESTKTMNKNFLLDTEKLPVLSNKKEDKCSKILYLYDPNNEYCLNSIKPWIEFFQKYGTHLLLSAHFGGKSFNSLEITMQKSEEIKIYKYKYSIGNVPYLNIFKAPSLVLDIIETKINRKLDLKKKEIQNKKEINLDIRGGNSFDGKWNELTYEIWKSSIYSNFVPVYLDLVSLSSFMSKNKKESYDIALLYYNNLYGTDKENLYLSQNITDVFSKGKQITGSGKGSLILSCPVGYIKSTGFIFFYDTSEKLKNLKNGEPRINIYPCHNKGEYDISCSYTTKNDNIISFGWIYCVKHSFIKFETIYKGSISQKEKSLDIKCSEGNTIAFGFKMKLKKKENLEKIKVKPCNVGNSNCSIHETKNDSDYLLWGFCVPLSFQTISSLQVTYISEKNVTTDVSGTCSDIYINKNDNIFLGFTFSFNNDIEKVKTSSCKANSKICISKINKKNEKHYIGMFLLCRYDGNQKKKFKYQ